Within the Mixophyes fleayi isolate aMixFle1 chromosome 5, aMixFle1.hap1, whole genome shotgun sequence genome, the region GAATTCCGGCAATTATAGTAACCAAACCTCTAATCTTGATACGTTTTAAGAGGGATGAACAGATTTTGTTAATGTTGATCAAACAAGTAAAAAACTTAAATTTAAAACATTAATCACTAATAAAGTGATATACCGATTTTTATTctgatactatatatttatatcaatattaCTGCATAGGTTTGTTAGAACAGCAAAGTGTTACTAGTGGATTATAGCGGGTAAAGACAGAACGCTAAAATATTATTCTGGGGTGGTGCAAAGCCTCAAGCTAATATGCATACATTGTTTATTAATTCATTTTCCCAATATTTTAATTCTAATTACACTGACTTTTAATTTTTgatcacatttattattatatttcacgGAGGAGAGCTCCTTATAATATTATTggataaatagataaattaatTGAAGTATTACTTATAAAATTTTGGTTTTCATACTTGTCATACTGCTGGGTATAAAGTGTTGTCTCCAATATAaacactttctttttctttttttgtttaatttactgTATATTGTTCTGGGAGAACActccttaaataccagtagtaaGTTAATATCAGAACGACATATCTGGTGCGAATACTTCTCTCTTAAATTTAAAGGATATTTGTAATCTGAATTTGATCATTATCTTCCATTTATTCACAAGTTACTCCTCCTTGGTGATTTTGACTTCAGAAAGGATCAATTCAACTAAAGTCAGCTGCATTGATTAGAATTAAAATAGTGTCCTGACCATGCAATTCTTCAGGCCAATATGACCTCTATAGTACAGCCTGAGCACACCCAACTTATCATCTGCTTGTCCATGGGTGCCCAATGTTGAAGTGGGGGTAGAGTTTATGCATTCAAATTGTCATATAAGTGGTAGCATCTTATAAGCTCATATCTGTgttctttttgttatttttttttgttatttttcgattctcatgttatattttataaagtcacagaaaaaaTCAAGCAATCTTCATCCGAGTCCGAGGAGTCGGGTTCCAGTTCCAAGTCCTCTTCTCCGTCTCCATCCTCCTCCTCTACAGCGTCTTCCACCTCGGAGAGCGAGGTGGAGATCGAGATAAACAGGAGGCGGAAACGGAAACGCAAAACCAAAGTTAAACACGTAAAGAGGAGACGTAGAGAGAGTCCTCGAGAGGTCGAGGAGGCGAGGCCTGAGAGTCAGCGCAGGTACGTCATCCATGCACAGTTATAACGTGTCCTTTAAACATGTTTTCCCCCTATAGACTTACATTGATGATGTCCTCTACATTTATTACCGTCTTTCAGCGCTCATTCGGAGAAGAACGTTGTGGCAGAAGATAAAGATTTAAATACAAAGAGGGATAAGCCGGTGGTGCGCCCGGAGGAAATCCCTCCTGTTCCCGAGAACCGTTTTTTGCTGAGAAGAGACGCTCCAGTCGCCAACGCAGGCTCTGAACAGTAAGACGCGCACCGCTGACATTAAACGGGCTTTGCTTTAAGCGGTAACAGTCCTGCGAGTCTGACCTCTGCTGCGGCCAGTTATATTCATTACAGCATAGTTCTAACTTGAGCATGAAATGTGGGTTTGAGATTATAGTGAGGACCAGATATCAGCAGCATAATTGGTTATATTGGCTTTATATTATTACACAAATGATGCTAATATATTGGATAGTGCCCCGCCTATTGTAGATTATAAGTGACTAAGAAGTTCCATGACCAGATAAGAGCACAAGGTCATGGCTGAGCGCGTATACAGGTCATGAATCTCTGTGGCGACTCGTAATATATGTAATTTGCCGTAAAGTTATCCTATGTAATATAAGACATAAGTTTTACTGATAAACACTAAAGTGAAGACATCAGCACTCAGATTATAAGCACTGACCTCACTGTTTATACCGATTGTTTAATGGAGTTTGTATAAATATTGACATCACTAGTATATGTCTAAACGGTAGATATCTGTATAAACATTCAGTGACCACTAGGAAAACTTGcgtattaagaaaaataaattatcagTGATATTAGACCTCACCTCAGACATCATTGACCTGTATATATGTACTCTGTCTTCCTTACTCATGTCCTGATATGGTCACGGATCTCCACAGCTTATAATTACTAATAATTGTCCGTATTCCCACATATCTTCCTGTGAGTTATAGACCCAACCAATATTCAGTGGTGGAAGTTGCTGATAAACTGCCATTCTGTATACATTCAGATGTGTAGATACCAATTATAAtgtgggcagcaaggtggctaagtggttagcacttctgcctcacagcactgcggtcatgagttcgattcccgaccatggccttatctgtgaggagtttgtatgttctccccgtgtttgcgtgggtttcctccgggtgctccgatttcctcccacgctccaaaagcatactagtaggttaattgtctgctatcaaattgaccctagtctgtctgtgtgtgtatgtatgtatgtatgtatgttggagaatttagactgtaagcttcaatggggcggggacagatgtgagtgagttctctgtacagcgctgcggaattagtggcgctatataaataaatgatgatcataatGGCCGAAATAGAGATATTGGGGCCAAATTCATCCAGTAATAGAAAATATGTGAAACCCTCCCCAaatttaattccattttttttaaatgatttcattacattttttttttttttaaatgatttaattaaatatttccaGAAAACGATCCCCTGCGATTCCAGAAAACAGCGAGCAGAACAAAGGCTCCATTACAAAATCTGGGAGAAAGATCCGCGGCAGAGGCACCATAGTATGTGATAAGTCGTATTAATCTGTGTTTGTCTTGTCTGTCACGCTCTACGTGTGATTCTATATCTTAGTGACCTTTTCATAGACATTTCTGAGCGTTAAAACCGGTGGTAGTGCgtttcacggtactgactaccccgacagaggagACAACGACATGAGGAGTGCGATTCAATAGTACACTGACCTGCCAAAGAAAGTACTTACCGGATTGCAGATTACTTCATATCATGACTTGCTGTGTTGCCGACTGgagaaaatgatgtcatcaccacccgcgacttggcttaaagcggcgatggacggacctgCATGTcatgtattattttaggggttagaattagggttaaccctaaccccaataCCCTAACACCTAAAATAATAGTTACGTGACATAAAtaacaggcgggtccgtccatcgccgctttaagcctaGTCGCGGGTGGTGGTGATGTCATTTTCTCCAGTCAGCAACAGAGCGACTCGTAATATGAAGTAATCTGCATACCGGTAAGTACTTTTTTTGGCAGGTCGGTGTACTATTGAATCCTCATGTCGTTGTctcctctgtcggggtagtcagtaccgttaataggtactacacccgttACAACATACCTTTTAGGGTTAGTGGGTTTAAAATAAGTTCCATTTCTGCACAATGTCCTTTTAAAGAGAACTTGTCACCAGGTTCTACATTGGCTTTATATTTGCTTTTTACAAAGTGAACATCGTAATATTACGCCGTCTCCGGTAATAGCTTGAAACATAAGCTTAGACTTCACTATAATCTCGACTAGGCCGGCTCCCCTTGATTCCTGCTGTGAGGTCTGGCCAAAGTCACCCCGGGGAAGGGTAGTTAATCGCTCACCTGGGGGACTGGTAATACAGAGAAACCCTGTTTTCCATATTAAAAGTGAGCTAAAAAATCCATTTGAAAACATGGCGATAGGTCCTCTCCCTTTTCTGTGTAGCTGACGCTTTTCTGGGGTTTATATAGTTGCGCTATTTGAGAAGTCCTTGTAAGACTCATTTGATCTTCTAAAAGTTGTTGGCGTAGAGTTCAGACTATAAATTCAGCATGATTTGTGCAGAATGTCGCCTGAGGTCTGAAACATCATTGTAGTTAGAAGATAACATGAACATCTCACCTCCAGCGATATCACACTCCCCCGCGGTCCAGATCTTGTTCAGAGTCAGATGATGACGGAGAAAGCAGCGAGACCCCTCCTCACTGGAAGGAGGAGATGCAGAGACTGAAGACCTATAAACCACCCACAGGAGAAAAGTGGAGCAAAGGAGACAAGTAAGAGCCATGTTAATAAACTGGTTTGTTCCTCCGTGATTCCCTGTCCGCCTCCAAAAAGATAAAAAGAAGCAGCCACCAATACAGAGGATTATCCAAATATGTGCGcaaatatagatatatgtagGAACTcagccagaaatatatatatatagcgccatcttgtgtccttacagaaagcaaaaatagCAAAGTATACTTGTTATAACAAACTGAAGGTGTGATGTGAAAAATAGATGTTAAGAATCCTAATTAGCCGGACACATGAATGCAATTCCCTAGAGAAGTAAACACAAGGTGTTCGCATTTTAGGAAGCTATAGGAGTCTTGTGTTTAGGAGAGTTTCCTAATCCGTCAGCTAGTAGAGTACAGGGATTTGCAGGAGAGCTAGACCGATACATGTATGAATCCTGCAATAAACAATTCCCCAGTGATTTCCTGCAGAACGCCATGCAGGTTATCTGTAGTTTGTTACATATAATGCAGCCCTTAAGTGTGGTGAGCTGTTGCCCGCATACTGCCAATCATGAAGTCTTTGAAGGATTCCACAAAATATCCTATAGAGCTAGATCTTTGATTAATATTAATGTTAGAATTCTGGTGGAAGTTTTACGCACCAGATTTAGGTAAGCACATGTATTATTCGTGAGGACCAAACAGGCTTCATGTACTCAGGTAGTAGTATACTCGGAAACTTGTGAGAGAGATTGTATATTGTGTGTTCCTCCTGCTCACACAACCAGCATTAACCCCGTGAAAGGAGGAATACGGTAGTCCTAATTCTACAGTAGGTGGTAGCGCAGTTTTACAAGTGAACTAGGCatggaaaaagctttattaaagaaggttttttttatattgtttttaaggaaaaatactgtgtaaatacagGTCTTTCTGCCATTAATGGAATGCATTCTAATAAAGGAAATGCCTACATATTCATTCTCTCCTTATGAGACAAAACTTGGATCAAGCTTCATAATTCACAGTGCAAGCAAACATATTTAAAGACCCAAAACTGattataacattttctttttcagGCTTAATGATCGTCTGTCCAGTCGCTGGGAAGAAGGAAGTTTTTCTCAAAGATCAAGTTCCTGGTCGCATGATGGTTATCACTCTGATGCTAGCAGAGAGCGTGTTTCCCGCTCAAAAGCTCGAAAGAAAGACAAGaagataaaacataaaaagaaatcaAAAAAGGTAAAGCATACAAAGAAACACAACATGTCCAAGAAGGATCAATTATCAGTATCTCACCGGGACGAGTCCTCAAGCAGAAAGACAAAATCTTCAAAGGAACGTGTGAGAAGATCTTCTTCCAGAGACTCTTTGAAAAAAGGCCGGTCTCGATCGGACAAAGAGCGTAGATCTTCGGCTCGTTCCAGCAAAGAATCTTACTTGAATTCCCGATCTAGATCAAGGTCCTATTCTAGAGGGAGTCTAAGATCCAGAACAGCCTCAAAATCAACTTCTCGATCTAGAAGCCGCTCGAGAAGCAGATCGCAAACAAAATCAAGGTCAAGGAACAGAAATGTGTCTGAATCACACTCAAATACGCACTCCCATGCTTCttccaaacaaataaaaacttcTTCACCATCCCCCCTCAAAAAACCTTTGCCTTCAGCGGGAAGTAAACCAATTGCTAGTACTGAATCGGGAGACTCTGCAGTGAAGCAGACAAGTAAGTCGACCGGTGAATCTGCTCTGGAGTATGCAACTGCTGATAATGTGCGCGTGATTTCCTTAAGTGATAGTCCCCCACCTTCGAGGTGGAAGCCTGGACAAAAGCCATGGAAACCATCTTATGAACGAATTCAAGAAATTAAGGCCAAAGCCTCTAATATTCTTCCTACACAAAGGAAATATGGTGGTAGAGACACCAAAGGGGGTTCATACCGGAAGCGTCACGCAAGCTCGGACAGCGAGCACAGCGATTATTCTGGCAGAAGTTCAAGCTATTGTCGAAGATCGAAAAATCGTTCTTCCAGAAGTAGATCCTACAGTAGATCTTACTCTAGATCTAGGAGTAGAAGCAGTTCATCTCGTGCTAAAGGCGGTTTGTCCTCGTCGTATGACAGTTCCTCGTCTAGCGAGTCTAATGATGGCACGGCTCCTACAGACACTTCTTCGTCAAAGAAGCCCGCTGAATCAAAAGTTACAAATTCGAGAAGCCAGCATGAAAATACTAAAGAGGAACTGGAAAAAATGATTTCTACGAAAAGCCAGAGAAGCCGCTCTAATTCAGTCTCTTCCTCATGTAGTGATGAAGATGAATTAACTAAAAGATTGCTAAAAACAACTAAAGCATTGCTTGAAAATCACAACTGCAGCAACAAAAATGAGGAAGCAGATGACACTGTTGGTGAATCTAAGATGGACCAGCAAAGTTCCACTACTGAAAAAGATTGCACAGAAGCAATCATATCTGACATAGACAAAGTACTAAAGAATGACACGTTAATGGAAACGGTTGAGAAAGTCATTCAAGAAGAATCTGTTTCCAATTCCCAAGATACAAATATTAGAGAAGACACGGTGTCTTCAGGGAAAGAGGAAGGCGAAGCCAGTTCAGAATCTGGCTCTGAAGCTCTTAAACACTCAAAAACAACCCCCTCCGAAACAGCGTCTGTACATGCGTCTGGAAGTGTTTCTGAAAAACTTACCAAGACCCCATCATCTGAGCGCTCGACCCCAGAAACCAATAAGAGCAAGTCCAAAAAACACAAGCGCCGTTCCAGTAAGAAAAGCGCCAAGAAAAGCCATTCGAAGAAGTCCAAGGACAAAtccaaaaagaagaaagaaaagaagcagaaatCTCAGAAGAAAAAACAGTCTTTCAACTGGCAGCCTCCCCTGGAATTTGGGGAAGACGAAGAAGAAGAGGCAGCTGGTGGAGAGCCTgttgtacaaattaaaataagcGAACACAAAGACTTGCTCCTTAATAAGTCTTCTACTGAGACTAAGGACCGGACCAATGAAACTCTACAGGTGGATAAAACTAGCACAGCGCCAAACAAAAAAGTAATCTCTATATCTACTGTAAAGGTAAAAGAAGCTGAGCCTTTATTCAACTTGGCAAAAAGTCCAGTTGTAACTGGAAATGTGACTCAAGCTTCTGATGATATAAAAACTTTTACTTCCCATCGATCATTGCCCTTGATTAAACTGGAGAAGAACTCTTCAGGTGGCACAACGGGGGGTCCCACTATCAGAAGCTCTGACCAGATTTCTCTTCCATCGACAAGTGTTGCTCCCATCACTGGAGAAAATATGCAAGCCAAGGAAGAAAAAACTCAAAGTACCCAACCACCACCAAGTAATGCGCCAAGTGTGGAAAAAGGTGAGGCTGGCTGTTCCGAGTCGATAGCTGTTGACAATAAATGGAAACCAGTTCAAGGACCTACGGTCACAGTACAAACAGTCAAGCCTACTGAAACCCCTGTAATTACAACTGTAGATCAAGAGAAGAAGCCACAAGGTCTGAGGATTGAgattaaaagtaaaaacaaagttAGACCAGGGTCACTTTTTGATGAAGTCAGAAAAACGGCCCGTCTAAACCAACGGCCCAGAAACCAGGAGAGTTCCAGCGAAGAAGGGTCTTCAAGCAACGAAGAAAAAAGCCATTCGGGTAGTAAGACCAGGTTTCGAAGCAAGTCTCGCTCTACGTTAAGTCACACGTCAAGATCTCGCTCTTCCAGCAGATCCAGCAGTCGATCTCGCAGTTCCAGCTCTTCGTCCAGGTAAGAAATGCCTTGTTTAGGCCATGGGCCAAAAAATCTTATTCAGCTGTCTTACTCCTGCCCAGGGGGAAAGCACTCAGTGAGTTATGTAGTCAAGCTGAGCCTTTAATCGCAGATACCCAGCTTGACAATCGTGGATTATTGTGAGCGCAGTATGTTGGGGACTGCCTTAATCTAAGAAGGGGGAACCAGGTTAAGAGAATGAAGAGAGCTTGAGAGTAGAGTAGATATGACAGACTAGGTGTAGTATTTTATTACAGCTTGAAGGTGTCGCTGTAGCTGTTGATGAGGTTTGACCTCTGAATAATATGTTTACGTCAACAATATACAACAAATCAACAATATAAGGAATCAATATAACAAAACAACAATATAAGGGAGCATCAGAATAAAGAATGATTGGTATTTTTTGCTGATTTATTctggccacacacactgtgaATAACATTCGCAATATCTGATAATTGAGAAGATATCGCAGCTCATGTTGCCCCCAATATGACTGCTGCCTGGTAATGATCCTGACGAAATTGATAGGATCTTTATcacgcaggttagtaaatatggTCGGAAGGTGACCGCTATCACCCTGTGGATAACACCGTCTTATGATGGATGCCGCAAGCTCCAATTCACCACTCGAGCCCCAGTTGACTCGTCCATTTGGCCACCCACCGGTGAGTGGTACAACTGGACAGTTGGCCTTTTCGtggtgtgtgtggccagctttacaGCCATTCTACAGTCATGAAGATCCCTCTTTTATACCAGTTGTATAATGACGGAAACGTTCTCCTCTGATGGTGAATGGGATAACGTGGACTTTTAGAGTTACATTTGGTCTGAACTGATGTTCTCTTTGATCTCTGGTCAAGAAGCTATACCAGGAGTCGGAGCAGAAGACGTTACAGCCGCCACAGGTCACGGACCCGGAGCAGGTCTTATGGGAGTTATAGAAGTTATAGGTACGGCGGATCCGCAAGGTATTTTCAGTAAATGTTCAGTAAGAACCCAAAGAAAATCTGTAGTAGTAACTGAGATCAGACATTCTTGTAGTTTCTGTGAAGTTAAAATGCATTATCCAGGGACACCTACAGAACAGTGCCACCCAGTGGCTAAACCAGGCTTGGACAAGGTGTGGCTCTACAGTTGAAGAGCCACAATTTGCCTCCAGCTAACGGCATGCTGGGGAATTTCACAGCTGCTGGAGAGTTTTAGATTTGCCCAAACCTTGGCTAACCTGTCATGGCAGATGATATGATCGACATTTTCCATTAGCCACTTCTAAATACGGCTTCTCGGACACAGTGCCAACGTTTTACTTTTTTGTTGTATTTGTGCGAGTTGTTTTCCATTATAATAACTATTTTAACAACTGCAGTGAACAGGGCCGCAAAAATGAGCTATAACTTATTAAGAGACTATACGGGAGACCAGAAGCCAACCACACAGACCTATGAAGCTTTAAGCTTCTGTGCACTGCACCTATTTTCCCTGCCCATTCCATAGAAATGCAGTTATCCCTTCCAGCAAAGCTTTAATTAGGAATTTGGATGTCTTGCAAACACTTAAAAGTTACTGCACAGGCTTTGATGCTGTTGTAAAATTGCTAGTTTACATTTTAACAAGAAAATATGacccttttgtttttttaacacaccaccctttgataaatgccatttttacatgtatgtgtgtctatatgtgATGTTTTTCCTATACGTTTATACTTTAGAACGAATCGATTCTCCACCTGGATATAATTAAATGCCATCCATAGCCTTCATTGTAACGGTTCTTTGGTGGCCAAATTACTATATAAAATGGCACAGACATCTTTCAAACATAAGGGCTGTAGATAGCTATTTTTTGTTTATAACTTTTTGTGCCCTTCCCCTTAATGGGGGGAGCTCTCACACATAATTCATAAATAGAGTTTATTGGAAAAAAGCTACTAATGGATC harbors:
- the NKTR gene encoding NK-tumor recognition protein isoform X4 produces the protein MGEKARPQCYFDIEINREPAGRIIFQLFSDVCPKTCMNFLCLCTGEKGIGKVTGKKLSYKGSTFHRVVKNFMIQGGDFSEGNGKGGESIFGGYFKDENFVLKHDRAFLLSMANRGKHTNGSQFFITTKAAPHLDGIHVVFGLVISGFEVIEQVENLKTDAASRPYADVRVIDCGLPLSKSAKDVTEKIKQSSSESEESGSSSKSSSPSPSSSSTASSTSESEVEIEINRRRKRKRKTKVKHVKRRRRESPREVEEARPESQRSAHSEKNVVAEDKDLNTKRDKPVVRPEEIPPVPENRFLLRRDAPVANAGSEQKRSPAIPENSEQNKGSITKSGRKIRGRGTIRYHTPPRSRSCSESDDDGESSETPPHWKEEMQRLKTYKPPTGEKWSKGDKLNDRLSSRWEEGSFSQRSSSWSHDGYHSDASRERVSRSKARKKDKKIKHKKKSKKVKHTKKHNMSKKDQLSVSHRDESSSRKTKSSKERVRRSSSRDSLKKGRSRSDKERRSSARSSKESYLNSRSRSRSYSRGSLRSRTASKSTSRSRSRSRSRSQTKSRSRNRNVSESHSNTHSHASSKQIKTSSPSPLKKPLPSAGSKPIASTESGDSAVKQTSKSTGESALEYATADNVRVISLSDSPPPSRWKPGQKPWKPSYERIQEIKAKASNILPTQRKYGGRDTKGGSYRKRHASSDSEHSDYSGRSSSYCRRSKNRSSRSRSYSRSYSRSRSRSSSSRAKGGLSSSYDSSSSSESNDGTAPTDTSSSKKPAESKVTNSRSQHENTKEELEKMISTKSQRSRSNSVSSSCSDEDELTKRLLKTTKALLENHNCSNKNEEADDTVGESKMDQQSSTTEKDCTEAIISDIDKVLKNDTLMETVEKVIQEESVSNSQDTNIREDTVSSGKEEGEASSESGSEALKHSKTTPSETASVHASGSVSEKLTKTPSSERSTPETNKSKSKKHKRRSSKKSAKKSHSKKSKDKSKKKKEKKQKSQKKKQSFNWQPPLEFGEDEEEEAAGGEPVVQIKISEHKDLLLNKSSTETKDRTNETLQVDKTSTAPNKKVISISTVKVKEAEPLFNLAKSPVVTGNVTQASDDIKTFTSHRSLPLIKLEKNSSGGTTGGPTIRSSDQISLPSTSVAPITGENMQAKEEKTQSTQPPPSNAPSVEKGEAGCSESIAVDNKWKPVQGPTVTVQTVKPTETPVITTVDQEKKPQGLRIEIKSKNKVRPGSLFDEVRKTARLNQRPRNQESSSEEGSSSNEEKSHSGSKTRFRSKSRSTLSHTSRSRSSSRSSSRSRSSSSSSSYTRSRSRRRYSRHRSRTRSRSYGSYRSYRYGGSASRTNSRSRSRSTSYGRRRRRSRSRSYDSYDSRSRSRSPAYHRSRSYDRRSSRSRRSSYSGSDHSYSHRRRRSGRS
- the NKTR gene encoding NK-tumor recognition protein isoform X7, producing the protein MGEKARPQCYFDIEINREPAGRIIFQLFSDVCPKTCMNFLCLCTGEKGIGKVTGKKLSYKGSTFHRVVKNFMIQGGDFSEGNGKGGESIFGGYFKDENFVLKHDRAFLLSMANRGKHTNGSQFFITTKAAPHLDGIHVVFGLVISGFEVIEQVENLKTDAASRPYADVRVIDCGLPLSKSAKDVTEKIKQSSSESEESGSSSKSSSPSPSSSSTASSTSESEVEIEINRRRKRKRKTKVKHVKRRRRESPREVEEARPESQRSAHSEKNVVAEDKDLNTKRDKPVVRPEEIPPVPENRFLLRRDAPVANAGSEQKRSPAIPENSEQNKGSITKSGRKIRGRGTIRYHTPPRSRSCSESDDDGESSETPPHWKEEMQRLKTYKPPTGEKWSKGDKLNDRLSSRWEEGSFSQRSSSWSHDGYHSDASRERVSRSKARKKDKKIKHKKKSKKVKHTKKHNMSKKDQLSVSHRDESSSRKTKSSKERVRRSSSRDSLKKGRSRSDKERRSSARSSKESYLNSRSRSRSYSRGSLRSRTASKSTSRSRSRSRSRSQTKSRSRNRNVSESHSNTHSHASSKQIKTSSPSPLKKPLPSAGSKPIASTESGDSAVKQTSKSTGESALEYATADNVRVISLSDSPPPSRWKPGQKPWKPSYERIQEIKAKASNILPTQRKYGGRDTKGGSYRKRHASSDSEHSDYSGRSSSYCRRSKNRSSRSRSYSRSYSRSRSRSSSSRAKGGLSSSYDSSSSSESNDGTAPTDTSSSKKPAESKVTNSRSQHENTKEELEKMISTKSQRSRSNSVSSSCSDEDELTKRLLKTTKALLENHNCSNKNEEADDTVGESKMDQQSSTTEKDCTEAIISDIDKVLKNDTLMETVEKVIQEESVSNSQDTNIREDTVSSGKEEGEASSESGSEALKHSKTTPSETASVHASGSVSEKLTKTPSSERSTPETNKSKSKKHKRRSSKKSAKKSHSKKSKDKSKKKKEKKQKSQKKKQSFNWQPPLEFGEDEEEEAAGGEPVVQIKISEHKDLLLNKSSTETKDRTNETLQVDKTSTAPNKKVISISTVKVKEAEPLFNLAKSPVVTGNVTQASDDIKTFTSHRSLPLIKLEKNSSGGTTGGPTIRSSDQISLPSTSVAPITGENMQAKEEKTQSTQPPPSNAPSVEKGEAGCSESIAVDNKWKPVQGPTVTVQTVKPTETPVITTVDQEKKPQGLRIEIKSKNKVRPGSLFDEVRKTARLNQRPRNQESSSEEGSSSNEEKSHSGSKTRFRSKSRSTLSHTSRSRSSSRSSSRSRSSSSSSRSYTRSRSRRRYSRHRSRTRSRSYGSYRSYRTNSRSRSRSTSYGRRRRRSRSRSYDSYDSRSRSRSPAYHRSRSYDRRSSRSRRSSYSGSDHSYSHRRRRSGRS
- the NKTR gene encoding NK-tumor recognition protein isoform X12, encoding MANRGKHTNGSQFFITTKAAPHLDGIHVVFGLVISGFEVIEQVENLKTDAASRPYADVRVIDCGLPLSKSAKDVTEKIKQSSSESEESGSSSKSSSPSPSSSSTASSTSESEVEIEINRRRKRKRKTKVKHVKRRRRESPREVEEARPESQRSAHSEKNVVAEDKDLNTKRDKPVVRPEEIPPVPENRFLLRRDAPVANAGSEQKRSPAIPENSEQNKGSITKSGRKIRGRGTIRYHTPPRSRSCSESDDDGESSETPPHWKEEMQRLKTYKPPTGEKWSKGDKLNDRLSSRWEEGSFSQRSSSWSHDGYHSDASRERVSRSKARKKDKKIKHKKKSKKVKHTKKHNMSKKDQLSVSHRDESSSRKTKSSKERVRRSSSRDSLKKGRSRSDKERRSSARSSKESYLNSRSRSRSYSRGSLRSRTASKSTSRSRSRSRSRSQTKSRSRNRNVSESHSNTHSHASSKQIKTSSPSPLKKPLPSAGSKPIASTESGDSAVKQTSKSTGESALEYATADNVRVISLSDSPPPSRWKPGQKPWKPSYERIQEIKAKASNILPTQRKYGGRDTKGGSYRKRHASSDSEHSDYSGRSSSYCRRSKNRSSRSRSYSRSYSRSRSRSSSSRAKGGLSSSYDSSSSSESNDGTAPTDTSSSKKPAESKVTNSRSQHENTKEELEKMISTKSQRSRSNSVSSSCSDEDELTKRLLKTTKALLENHNCSNKNEEADDTVGESKMDQQSSTTEKDCTEAIISDIDKVLKNDTLMETVEKVIQEESVSNSQDTNIREDTVSSGKEEGEASSESGSEALKHSKTTPSETASVHASGSVSEKLTKTPSSERSTPETNKSKSKKHKRRSSKKSAKKSHSKKSKDKSKKKKEKKQKSQKKKQSFNWQPPLEFGEDEEEEAAGGEPVVQIKISEHKDLLLNKSSTETKDRTNETLQVDKTSTAPNKKVISISTVKVKEAEPLFNLAKSPVVTGNVTQASDDIKTFTSHRSLPLIKLEKNSSGGTTGGPTIRSSDQISLPSTSVAPITGENMQAKEEKTQSTQPPPSNAPSVEKGEAGCSESIAVDNKWKPVQGPTVTVQTVKPTETPVITTVDQEKKPQGLRIEIKSKNKVRPGSLFDEVRKTARLNQRPRNQESSSEEGSSSNEEKSHSGSKTRFRSKSRSTLSHTSRSRSSSRSSSRSRSSSSSSRSYTRSRSRRRYSRHRSRTRSRSYGSYRSYRYGGSASRTNSRSRSRSTSYGRRRRRSRSRSYDSYDSRSRSRSPAYHRSRSYDRRSSRSRRSSYSGSDHSYSHRRRRSGRS
- the NKTR gene encoding NK-tumor recognition protein isoform X8, with the protein product MGEKARPQCYFDIEINREPAGRIIFQLFSDVCPKTCMNFLCLCTGEKGIGKVTGKKLSYKGSTFHRVVKNFMIQGGDFSEGNGKGGESIFGGYFKDENFVLKHDRAFLLSMANRGKHTNGSQFFITTKAAPHLDGIHVVFGLVISGFEVIEQVENLKTDAASRPYADVRVIDCGLPLSKSAKDVTEKIKQSSSESEESGSSSKSSSPSPSSSSTASSTSESEVEIEINRRRKRKRKTKVKHVKRRRRESPREVEEARPESQRSAHSEKNVVAEDKDLNTKRDKPVVRPEEIPPVPENRFLLRRDAPVANAGSEQKRSPAIPENSEQNKGSITKSGRKIRGRGTIRYHTPPRSRSCSESDDDGESSETPPHWKEEMQRLKTYKPPTGEKWSKGDKLNDRLSSRWEEGSFSQRSSSWSHDGYHSDASRERVSRSKARKKDKKIKHKKKSKKVKHTKKHNMSKKDQLSVSHRDESSSRKTKSSKERVRRSSSRDSLKKGRSRSDKERRSSARSSKESYLNSRSRSRSYSRGSLRSRTASKSTSRSRSRSRSRSQTKSRSRNRNVSESHSNTHSHASSKQIKTSSPSPLKKPLPSAGSKPIASTESGDSAVKQTSKSTGESALEYATADNVRVISLSDSPPPSRWKPGQKPWKPSYERIQEIKAKASNILPTQRKYGGRDTKGGSYRKRHASSDSEHSDYSGRSSSYCRRSKNRSSRSRSYSRSYSRSRSRSSSSRAKGGLSSSYDSSSSSESNDGTAPTDTSSSKKPAESKVTNSRSQHENTKEELEKMISTKSQRSRSNSVSSSCSDEDELTKRLLKTTKALLENHNCSNKNEEADDTVGESKMDQQSSTTEKDCTEAIISDIDKVLKNDTLMETVEKVIQEESVSNSQDTNIREDTVSSGKEEGEASSESGSEALKHSKTTPSETASVHASGSVSEKLTKTPSSERSTPETNKSKSKKHKRRSSKKSAKKSHSKKSKDKSKKKKEKKQKSQKKKQSFNWQPPLEFGEDEEEEAAGGEPVVQIKISEHKDLLLNKSSTETKDRTNETLQVDKTSTAPNKKVISISTVKVKEAEPLFNLAKSPVVTGNVTQASDDIKTFTSHRSLPLIKLEKNSSGGTTGGPTIRSSDQISLPSTSVAPITGENMQAKEEKTQSTQPPPSNAPSVEKGEAGCSESIAVDNKWKPVQGPTVTVQTVKPTETPVITTVDQEKKPQGLRIEIKSKNKVRPGSLFDEVRKTARLNQRPRNQESSSEEGSSSNEEKSHSGSKTRFRSKSRSTLSHTSRSRSSSRSSSRSRSSSSSSSYTRSRSRRRYSRHRSRTRSRSYGSYRSYSRTNSRSRSRSTSYGRRRRRSRSRSYDSYDSRSRSRSPAYHRSRSYDRRSSRSRRSSYSGSDHSYSHRRRRSGRS